GAGAGAAACCATTTTTGGAAGATCAAGCTGAGGAAAGCAGAGTGGAAGGAGTTGACTAATAGCATGAACAAGATTGGGTTGCACACTTGCATGTTGCATCATCATATTATGCAAAGTTTTCACCTGTTTAATGATGCTCTATGATAGAAGGTTTCTGTTGCTTGATAAATCTTTTAACTAGCCCTTTTCATGCATGAAACCAGCTTGTTTATTCTCAACTCCTCATACTGGAAAATTTGCATCTTTTTCCCTGTTAGCAGCTAAGGTTACAATTCCCGATCTGTCAATTTCTCTTTACtgttagcttcattagttcgtTTTAGACTAAGAAATAATGACAATTAAAAAATGGTGCAAAAAGTGCagtaaaaatacaaacttttacaTAAAGCGATCTTACATAAAAGACCAtattggtgtcatataagttaaccaatgaaaataattagttaaaataatcaaagtggtcttttcgataaggcggtcttacacaaaagttgccgcaATGAAAAACAGATGAGCGAGAACTTAACATTCACATAGGTACTGTAGTAGTTATTCCGACTAGATGCTGAAATCTTACACTTGGTACTACAATCTCCTTTAGTCAGCCAGAGCCGAAATGCCACAGAAGCTTAAGGCAGATGGGCACGTTTGTACTAGCAGCACACCAGACAAGGAACAAATAGGAGATAATGGCAAAGCCTAACATGTAAACTTTTCCATGAAGCAAAAGGTATCAATAAACAAAATCTGAAAATGGTGGCCAAGCAGATGATCACTTGAGTATTCACATCATCTACCAaccaaagggaaaaaaaaactaaattaaaGAAGTCAAAGTACATGTAGTTAGTCTAAGGAAGCCTCTTGCAAAACATTGTATTGTATTTCTCTTCAACTCAATCAAAAACAGTCATGACATTCAAAATTGGAATAGTCCTATTCATAGAAGTTTATGGTTTCAAGAAAGATTTGAACTTGTTGGTCCAGCACCAAAGCTTCCAGCTCCACGACCAAAGCCTGGCCTACCACTAGAAGAACcctgtgaaataataaaatatgtatCATCAAACACGAATCTGGTACAATGGGGAGAGGGGAGACAATCACAAACTCACACCTTATACGACCACAGACAAAGAGTAAGCCCTGTTTTAGGCAATATAAAATCAGCCATCTAATACTGGTTCTATCCATGATCCACATGTTTACACATCCTTCAGGAGGTGACAAGGGAAATATATAGCATTGTATTCATACAGATTAATTTACCTTTCACGCAAACACTATGCTACTATATAGAGGAAATTCAGATCCAAATAGAATTATCAACTAAGTCTTCTAAGTACCGGTATTCTGGACAAAGCTATCTCAGCAGCTGAACTGGGCCTAGGATCCAATCTCATATCCATAACCCTTGAATAGGTTCATAGAATATTGTAGAATTATTTATATCCAAATTCTACACATCACTGATATTCAACAACGCCAAAGTAATGGCAACAAACACATGACACGTAGGATTCCACTCTATTGCATATATCTTCTTCACAAATGTGATCAGTTCCATCGTTTTATGTTACAGAAGGTAGTACAGCTTATCATTCAGTGGATAACTAGGTATAGCTCGCTTCACTGAATCACCGGAATGTAACGTAACAACATTGTAATAAAAATTCAGATCatcaaagaaaataaatattagGGTCTTAAtagttaatacggagtactatacaAGTGCAATTAGGACTATCAAAAAACAGAAGCTACCCAAGAAACTCAATTAGCATTATCAACGTTTCACACTTACCCCAAATGATGGTCTGTAATCAGCAGGAGCACCGCCCTTGTCACCGGAATCACCTTCACCACGAGGTCCAGAACGGTAGCCATCCCTATCACCAAATCTAGGCCTGTCTCCTTCAAATCGCGATCCCCCACTGGTAAAAAATTCAACAACATTACAACCAAGTTAGAAAGCTGACATCCAATTTGAAAAAACAACAATATCAGCAGAGCGCCACTAATAAGATAAgtttgtactccgtattaaactTGTGTTTACCATCAGAAGGGAAATCACAATTATGACAGCCTTAACCATTttgactataaaaaaaaaagagcaagccatTACCGTGGGCCAGGTGCGCCGCCCATTGGCCTGCCAGCAGGCTTCATCTGCTTCTTTAAGGTAGCAGGGACAATCTCTGAGGGAAGGTTGAGGTAAGTACGAAGGAATTCAATACCCTCGTTGGTCAAGAACCAGTAGTAGTGCATCCAAGCAAAGGTCTCCCTCACATACTCCTTGGACTTAAAGCTTTGCATCAGCTTGATCACTTGCAGATTCGGGACATCAATGTCAGGGTGCTTTGCCAAGTTGTAATCTTTCTTTGCAAAGCAAACTCCCTCTGTTCAAAATTCATTCCAGTTCTAAATCAGTACAGAAAGCTTGCATTTCTGAATCACTTTGATAACAGAAAAATCTCTTATGGTTCTGATTAAAGAACTCCAAAAGATTAACTATGAGTCTATAACTGACAAAAACTAATTTAAAAAGGAAATCTACAAACAAATAACATACAAAACTCAATGCGATTATGAGATACAAATAATGGAGTAGCACAAGCCGTATCACCGTCAAGTCACAACAGTAACGCGGTGCAGCCACATTCAACATTAACAATTCAACGATTTCAACCTAGTGCAGCTAATAGAAAATTGGTTTGTACTCCGTACATTTATATGATAGTAAAATCTAATCACCTTGGGAAGCAATTCTTAATTAAGATATGTTGTTCACAAATCATACCTCTGGCTATCTGTGACCACGAAAGACAAAGCCTAAACCAAATTGGTGCTAAAAGTTACTGTTCCACACTTCCACCTATCACTCAGACATGTAAATATATCCCAGAGTTACCACTTCCTTAAATACCCCAGTATCCCAATCCAATATTGAAATTTGGGATAAATGAAAGATAACACATTTCAACTGTCAAAAtgaaatactccgtaatataaatttaaaaccAACCACATTGgaaaaaacccagaaattcaTATCATATTGCCATAATCTAATCAATTATTcactaataaaaataaattaaatttaagtGGGAAAAAAAAGTCTGTTCATATAAAATTGCACCAAACACAAAAAGGAAACCCATAATTTAGATCAAGAAAGAGAGAGATGACCTTGGAAGAGGTACTTGCTGATCTCACGGCGGTTCTGCTCAGTCATGATCTGTTCAACAATACCCAAAATTATTATGAAATTTCACACACAAATTAAAAGGAAATTGAAGAATGAGAAATGGAAAATACCATGTTGACGGAAATACGAAGAAGGGATCTGTGGGAATCGATCAAATGGTGAAACTTGCAAAGGGAATGCCG
This Spinacia oleracea cultivar Varoflay chromosome 6, BTI_SOV_V1, whole genome shotgun sequence DNA region includes the following protein-coding sequences:
- the LOC110784928 gene encoding 40S ribosomal protein S10-1, which translates into the protein MIMTEQNRREISKYLFQEGVCFAKKDYNLAKHPDIDVPNLQVIKLMQSFKSKEYVRETFAWMHYYWFLTNEGIEFLRTYLNLPSEIVPATLKKQMKPAGRPMGGAPGPRGGSRFEGDRPRFGDRDGYRSGPRGEGDSGDKGGAPADYRPSFGGSSSGRPGFGRGAGSFGAGPTSSNLS